A region from the Engraulis encrasicolus isolate BLACKSEA-1 chromosome 18, IST_EnEncr_1.0, whole genome shotgun sequence genome encodes:
- the six6b gene encoding homeobox protein SIX6b — MFQLPILNFSPQQVAGVCETLEESGDIERLGRFLWSLPVAPGACEVLNRNESVLRARAIVAFHTGNFRELYHILENHKFTKESHSKLQALWLESHYQEAEKLRGRPLGPVDKYRVRKKFPLPKTIWDGEQKTHCFKERTRHLLREWYLQDPYPNPSKKRELAQATGLTPTQVGNWFKNRRQRDRAAAAKNRLQQQVLSNGSVRSLTGEDGVVDRLGPASSPEASLSSKAAASAISITSSDSECDI, encoded by the exons ATGtttcaattgccaatattgaATTTCAGTCCCCAGCAGGTCGCGGGGGTATGCGAGACTTTGGAGGAGAGCGGGGACATTGAACGCCTTGGCCGCTTCCTCTGGTCACTGCCGGTTGCCCCAGGTGCCTGTGAGGTTCTCAACCGCAATGAGTCGGTTTTACGGGCTCGGGCCATCGTGGCCTTCCACACAGGGAATTTCCGTGAGCTCTATCACATTCTGGAGAACCACAAGTTCACCAAAGAGTCGCATTCCAAACTGCAAGCGCTTTGGCTGGAATCGCACTACCAGGAGGCGGAGAAGCTGCGGGGTCGCCCGCTAGGGCCAGTGGACAAATACAGGGTACGGAAGAAGTTCCCGTTACCCAAAACGATTTGGGATGGCGAACAAAAGACTCACTGCTTCAAAGAAAGGACCCGGCATTTGCTCCGCGAGTGGTACCTTCAAGACCCTTACCCGAATCCGAGCAAAAAAAGAGAACTAGCACAAGCCACAGGACTCACCCCCACCCAAGTCGGAAACTGGTTTAAAAAtcggagacaaagagacagagctgCAGCCGCGAAAAACAG GTTACAACAGCAAGTGTTGTCTAACGGTTCGGTCCGATCCCTAACTGGAGAGGACGGCGTAGTGGACCGACTAGGTCCCGCCTCGAGCCCCGAAGCAAGCCTGTCGAGCAAAGCGGCCGCCTCGGCCATCTCCATCACTTCGAGCGACAGCGAATGTGACATCTAA